The genome window AATGCCGTGGTCGGCTCATCAGCAATCAGGAGTTTAGGGTTGCAGGCGATAGCCATCGCAATCATCACCCGTTGATTCATTCCTCCAGAGAGCTGATGGGGGAATAGGCGCAAACGCTCTACTGGTGCTGGGATGCCAACCATCTCGAAGATCTCGACTGCGCGCTGCTGCCTCTCCTTTCGATTAAGACCAAGATGCTGACACAAGGCTTCCTTGAGTTGGAATCCAACTGTAAAGCAGGGATTCAGCGAAGACATTGGCTCCTGAAAAATCATCGCCAGGTCCTTGCCGATCAGTTGCTGCCGTTGCTTGGGGTTGAGTTGTCGCAGGTCCCTTCCGTCGAAAATTAGCTGATCTGCGGTGATGGTTGCTGTCCAGGGAAGGAGTCCCATCACAGCAAGCATCGCGACAGATTTCCCAGAACCAGACTCTCCCACAATTGCTAGAATCTCGCCCCGTTCAATCGTCACATCGACTGCATCGACAGCTCGGAAAGCACCCGACGAAGTAGCAAAATCAACAGATAGGTTGCGAATTTCGAGCAGGGACATCCCTCAACTCCTCCGTAACTTAGGGTCGAGGGCATCCCTCAGTCCGTCTCCCATCAGATTGATTGCCAGTACGGTAATCAGAATCGCTAAGCCAGGGAAAGTTACCACCCACCAGGCTCGCAGAATAAACTCTCGAGCTTCGGCCAGCATCGTTCCCCATTCAGGAGTTGGAGGTTGTGCGCCCATCCCCAGAAAACCGAGGGCAGCAGCATCTAAAATTGCAGTGGAGAAGGACAAGGCTGCCTGAACAATGATTGGCGAGAGGCAGTTTGGGAGGACTGTGATGAACATCAGCCGTGGCAGCTTGGCACCAGTGACCTTGGCAGCAGTCACGTAGTCCTTGGAACGCTCTGCAAGTACTGAGGAACGGGTTAGCCTGACGTAGTGGGGTTGCAGAACAATCGCAATTGCGATCATTGCGTTGGTCAGCGAGGGGCCTAGAATTGCAACCAGCACCAACGCTAGCAGCAGGGAAGGAAAAGCGAGAATGATATCCATCACCCGCATCAGGATCGTGTCTAGCCATTTGGGAGCAAAACCTGAGAGCAACCCCACCACAATGCCCCCAGCTGCCGATACCGTTACGACCACGATTCCCACGTAAAAGGAGTAGCGTGCTCCGTATAGTAGTCTTGAGAGCATATCCCTTCCCACTGCGTCTGTTCCCAAGGGGAAAGCCAGACTGCCCCCTTCCTGCCAGAATGGAGGTTGGAGCAGATGCTCTCGATACTGAACGGTGGGGTCATAGGGGGCAATCCAATCAGCCAATAGTGCAACGACAACAAAGAGCCCAAAAATCCAGAGCCCAAAGACAGCACCTCGGTTTTCTTGGAAGTAAAACCAAAATTCTTGAAACCGTCCTGGACGCTCCGCAGCTTGGGCGACCGTATTCATCAGCGCTTCCGGATTTTTGGGTTGATCAGGCCATAAAGCACATCGACCGACAGGTTGACGATCATTACCATCACAGCAATCAGTAACAAGCCTCCCTGGACTACTTGATAATCTCGACGGAAGATAGAATCGACCATCCACTTCCCAATTCCTGGCCAGCTGAATATGGTCTCAGTGAGGATGGCTCCTGCCAGCAATGTTCCGACAGAGAGCCCAATCACTGTGATCACCGGAATCATTGCATTGCGCAGCGCATGAATTCCGTTGATCCGAAAGGGAGCCAGTCCCTTGGCTTTGGCGGTTCGGATGTAGTCTTCAGAAAGCACTTCCAGCATCGCAGATCTGGTCTGCCTGGCAATCACCGCCAGTGGAATCGTTCCTAGTACGATGGTTGGCAGAATCAAGTGATTCAGCGCTGAACCTAGGGCTCCTGATTCTTCAGACCTTAGTGCATCAGATCATGAAGCCGGTTGGATCCTCAAAGAAGTAAAGCAGGCTGATTCGTCCAGAAACAGGTGTCAGCCCCAACCAGCCGGACATCAGGATGATCAGCAGCAAGGCCCACCAAAAGATTGGCATCGAATAGCCGATCAGGGCTGATGACATCAACAGACGATCGAACAGTTTTCCCCGATTGACAGCTGCGATGATCCCAGCTGGCAAGCCCAGCAGCAACGCAAAGATCATGGCACAAACAGAAAGCTCCAGCGTGGCAGGAAACAATGCGAAAAATTCATCCCAGACTGGACGCTTGGTAACAAAGCTTTGACCAAGATCGCCTTGCATTACTCCGGAGAGATAATCGAAGTATTGCTCCATCAAGGGACGGTCAAAGCCGAACTGCTTGAGCAACTCCTGGTAGCGTTCGTCACTCAACCCTCGCTCACCAGCCATCACGATGATCGGATCGCCGGGAAGCACACGAATGAAGGAGAAGGAGATCAGGGTTACCCCAAAAAAAGTCGGCAGGAAGGTCAGCAGCTTGGAGAGCAGGTAGCGGAGCATCAGCCAATCACGGTCAGGCTTCGGGAGAAGTTAGTCAAGGATCGGCAACCATCTTCGGTGACCAAAACATCATCCTCGATACGGACACCAAAGCCGTCGGGAGCCACTCGGTACAGACCAGGTTCAATCGTGAAGACCATTCCAGTATCCAACTGCTGGTGATTACCACGCATGATATAGGGATCTTCATGAACTGCGCGACCTAATCCATGACCAGTCTTGGTGCGAATTCGGTCTGCATACAAGGAAGCTTCCAATAAAGAGGTGACCTCATCATCCACTTGGTGTGCGGTCACTTTTGGAGAAGTGAGGGCATGACCAGCTTGGTTCGCATTCAGAACGGTCTGGTAGACTTCCTGAGCTTCGTCAGTGGCGTGTCCTACAAAAAAAGTCCTCGTGATATCAGCGCAGAGACCACTCCAACGAGCCCCAAAGTCAATCAGCAAAGCGTCACCAGCTTGGATCTGGTAGTCGGGTCGGGCGTGGGCATGAGGTCGAGCTGAATTCTCACCAGCCGCGACAATTGGTCGAAAGGACTGCTCCTTTGCGCCATTTGCAAAAAGCGCTTGCACCAATTGCGTCTCAACTTCGGTCTCAGTTAATCCGGGACGGACCTTTTTGATGACGTCTGCCAGAGCATTCTGTGAAATTCGGATGGCCTGCTCCAGGGCTTCGACTTCTTCAGCATTTTTGCGAAGCCGTAAACCAGAGATTTGTTTTTCAGCATCCACGATAGTCAGTTGAGGCCATGCTTTGACCATCGCATGGTGAACGAACACTCTCATCACCTGCCCTTCCACGGCCACAGATTGCATCGGCAGGTGAGCGGCTAAGGCTTCAAAAGCACCTTGATAGCCTGTTTGATCTCGCCAGTCAAACACTGCTCCCTCAAAGTTGAGCAGATCAAAGGAACGCAACTCTAGGTTGGGCACCAACGCAGCAGGATCTCCCTGTGCTGGAATGAACACAACCAGTGGACGTTCGTGACTGGAGAAGCTCTTGCGATAAAGACGCTCAAAATTACAGCCAGGCACCAGCGCCACAGCTTCGACGCCAAGATCTTTGGCAACTTGGCGAAATGGTAGGTATCGATCGGTCAAGGGATCTCCTTGATGGAGAGGAGGCAGAGCCCAAAAGCTCTGCCTGTTTGTGGATTAGTTGGCGATGTCGACGCCATAGAAGATGTGGCCACCCAAGGGATGAACCTTGTAGCCCTTCACTTCACTGCGCATCGGCATGAAAACGACGGAATGTGCGATCGTCGCCCAGGGAGCCTGGTCCTTGAAGATCACTTGAGCTTCCTGGTATAGACGAGTGCGCTCTTTTACGTCCGTAGTTATCTTGGCCTTCTGGATCAGATCATCAAAAGGCTTGTGACACCACTGCGCCCGATTGGATTTTTCCACTCCAGCACAACCCAATAAGACAGCAAGGAAGTTATCAGGATCCCCGTTGTCTCCGGTCCAGCCCAATAGAATTGCACCATCACGATCCAATGCCCTTGAACGGCTGAGATACTCACCCCACTCGTAGCTAATGATCTCCACGTTCACCCCAATTTTGGCAAAGTCTGCCTGGATTAACTCAGCCATTCGCCGTGCATTGGGATTGTAGGGACGTTGCACCGGCATCGCCCAAACCTTCATACTCAGATCGCTGACTCCTTCAGCAGCCAACATCTTCTTCGCTCCATCTGGATCGTAGGGGTCATCCTGAATCGAATTATTGTAGGACCACATGGTTGGGGGAATTGGATTCTTAGCTGCTTGACCAGACCCCTGGAAGACCACATCGATGATTGCTTTCTTGTCGATCGCCATGTTCAAAGCCTTGCGGACTTTTGGATTGTCAAATGGCTTCTGGGTCGAGTTATAGGCAAGATAACCAACGTTCAGGCCTTCCTGCTCCATCATTGTGATGGATGGATCAGCTTTCATTGCGTCAATGTCTGCTGGGTTTGGATAGGGCATTACGTGGCATTCCCCAGCCTTTAGCTTCTGGTAGCGCACTGAGTTGTCCGGAGTGATCGCAAAAACCAAGTTGTCTAGTCTGGAAGCTCCTCGCCAATAGCCTTTGTTTGTCTTGTAACGGATTACAGCATCTTTTTGGTATCCTACAAACTGGAAAGGACCTGTTCCAATTGGGGCCTGGTTCAGCATCTCTGGCGTTCCAGCTGAAATCATTTTATCGCCATACTCTGCTGAGAGAATGGATGCAAAGTCCATCGCCATGTTGGCAATGAAGGGAGCTTCAGGTCGGTTCAGGTTGAACCGGATGGTATAGTCATTCACCTTTTCGACTGACTTGATCAGCGAAGGCATATCCATCCCGCCAAAGTATTCCCAGGTTCCACCAGAGACCTTATGGTAGGGATGGCTTTCCAATCGCTGGCGCTCAAAGGAGAAAATCACATCGTCTGCATTGAAATCTCGAGAAGGCGTGAAGTTCTTATTTGAATGGAATGCTACTCCCTTTCTTAGATAAAAAGTGTAGGAAAGGCCATCGTTTGAGGCTTCCCAGCGTTCTGCCAACCCAGGAATGACGTTTGTGGTACCGACTTCAAATTCAGCCAGTCGATTGTAGATTGGATGCGATGAAGCATCAAAAGTTGTTCCAGCAGTGTAGAGAGCTGGATCAAAACCTTCTGGGGATCCTTCGGAGCAATAGACCAGCGTCTTTGCAGAGACGGAGCCCGCAAAGACCGCTCCCAGCATCAGGCCAGTCGCTAGTTTCAGTGTATTCTTCATGATCATTCCTTTTACAGGTTGGGTCAGTTCAGAGATTTCTGGAGAAAACATTCTTTAGCATGTGGAGCTGCGAACTCCCTAAATCAGTAATGTAGTTTCCGCTTCCCTGCTACTTCACAGCTTGACACGGTGGCCACTTCACATCCATTGTGAATCTTCAGATTACTTACCGACTTCTAATCCGATTTTTGATAGCCAGCCAGTTTTTTTACAACAACCGTCCACTCAGCATTCAGGGAACACAGACTAAATCCAGTCTTCTCAAAACGGTGAGTTTGTACCTGGTTCCTCTTCTCCAGTTCCTCCTCCACGCAAGAGTCAGTTTGTTGTAGAGTTGATGGTTGTAAGGAAGTCTGAGAGCAAACGCAATCTTGGTCTTTGTAAAAAAACGTTTGCTTCAACAGATCATGCCTGGTTTTTGGCAATGCTCACTTTGAATGTCAATGAAGAGAGCGTTACGTAGGATGCTGGAGATGGTACTGAGAGTCCACTCAAGTTTGAGCTGATCCGACCTTTCTGGGCCAACCAGCAGGAAACTGATGCTGTGATTGCGTTTTTGGAGGGTTTTACGGATCAAGGATTTGTTACTGGCTCCGCTTTTGCCAATCCTTAGCCTGAGAATCATCCAGCTCAGGGTATTACTGCAAGGGATAGAGAGGGATGAAAACTGGCTACTTTCTCTTGCAGTGAAGGTAGCCGAACTGCTGTAAGTGAGAAATCTTCGATTGTGCAATGCTGAAGCTTTCACTGGCAGATTTTTTAGAGCTGGGCTAGGAATCTTGGGCATTGAAAATTCACCTGGGAAAAGTTCCGTTGTCGCTCGTTTTCACTTGGCTACCAGGATCAGAAGACAGGTTTCTTCATCAGAAAGTCTCAACCATGATCAATCTTGCAAACACCGATCTAAAAATCTCATCGCTCTGTCTTGGCGGAAACGTCTTTGGCTGGACCGCTGATGTCACCAATTCAGAGGCAGTGCTCAGTCACTTCATTGATAATGGGGGAAACTTCATTGATACAGCTGATATGTACTCACAATGGGGCAACGGACACGTGGGTGGAGAATCAGAGAGGATCATTGGTAACTTGCTCAAGGCTAGAGGAGACCGCAGCTCCTTGGTGATTGCTACTAAGGTTGCCAAAATGGACAAACACCGTGGGTTGTCAGCACAGAACATCCGTGCCGCTTGTGAGGAGTCGCTGCAGCGACTTCAAACAGATTACATCGACTTGTACTATGCTCACGAGGATGACCCGAAGACCCCGATTGAAGAGACCCTGGGGGCTTTTGATTCGCTGGTTCAGGAGGGAAAGGTGCGCTACATCGCTGCTTCAAACTTTACGGCTCCTCGCCTACAGGAATCACTCGACATTGCCAAAAAAGCAGGGCTGGTTGGCTATGTGGCTGCCCAGGATCACTACAATTTGCTAGAGAGAGACTATGAAACCTCCCTTCAGCCCACACTATCCAAAAATTCGCTCAGTCAATTACCTTACTTTGGCTTGGCTCGTGGCTTTTTGACAGGCAAGTATCGACCAGGGAAAAACGTCAATTCTGTACGCTCTGGAGGAGTGGCTGGCTACCAAAATGCTCGTGGCTGGAACCTATTAACTAAGCTGGATGAACTAGCCCAGCAACATCAAACTACAGTTTCGGCAGTGGCCTTGGCCTGGTTGCGCGCTCAGCCTACAGTCGCCACTCCGATTGCCTCGGCTCGTAACCTTCAGCAACTTAAGGAAATTCTGCCTGTCGTCGAGCTCAGTGCCGGAGAATTGCAGACGCTGTCCAATTGTTGAGTCGTCTGCAAATCAGTCACCCACCACTGACGTAGTCCCCCCTCCAATCTTAGTTGGGCGAGGGTTTTTAGACTGCGTTGAATCCAAATTTATTTGCAAATGAACGAGGTTTTTAGACCAACTCAGACAAATCCTTTGAGGGGAAATAAATCAGGGGATAATGGATGGGTGCAATAGAGTGGTTCCCGATGCTTTCAGCTGAGCCTGCATATAAACGGAATCCAGGAAGCGTCTAAACTTGAAACCGATGTTGTGAAACACCCCCACCTCAATGAAGCCAGCCCGCTCATGCAACCGAATGGAAGCGTGGTTGGCCGAGTCTCCGATCACGGCGATCATCTCCCGATAGCCCAAGGCTCCACACTGAGGCTGTAGCTCCTGCAGGAGCTGCAGCCCAATACCCTGTTTGCTGAATTCAGGATGAAGATAAACTGAATCTTCCAGGGTGAAGCGATCACCTGCCCGAGGACGATAGGGGCTCGCGTAGGCATAACCCGCAATTTGTTCTGTGACTTCCGCAACAAGGTAGGGCAGACCCTTTTCGTGAACAGATTGGGCCCGGTCGGTTATCTCCGCAAGGCTGGGGGGTTCCCATTCCCAAGATCCGGTTCCATGCAATACATGGTGGGCGTAAATCTGCTGAATCTGAGGCAGATCGTCAGCAACAAGAGGTCGGATTTTCAAGGAAGTGTTAGCATAAAACCAAAGCTCAACTCACTTACCTCCCCAAGAATCACGCAAAGTGACGATGCGATTGAAGACCAAGGAATCTGTTTTGGAGTCCCGAGAATCGAGACAGAAGTAGCCAAGCCGTTCGAATTGATAGGCCATTCCTACTTCAGTGTTTATCAAATTGGGTTCCAGCCAGGCTTGTGAGAGGATCTCCATCGAGTTGGGATTGAGGTCGAGCAGGAAGTTCTTGTCTGGGTAATCACTTCCCGGTGTGGGTTGGGAGAATAAACGATCATAAAGTCGGATCTCAGCTTGGATGGCATGGGCAGCAGAGACCCAGTGAATGATTCCCTTAACCTTGCGTCCCTCCGGTTTCCGTCCTCGGCTGGTGTTGGGGTCGTAGATGCAACGAAGCTCGATGACCTTACCGGAAGCATCCTTGATGACTTCTTCACAACGAATGACGTAGGCGTTTCGCAGACGCACTTCTCCACCTGGAACCAACCGATGGAAGCCCTCCGGTGGATCTTCGTCGAAATCATCCTCTTCGATAAAAATTTC of SAR324 cluster bacterium contains these proteins:
- a CDS encoding GNAT family N-acetyltransferase; amino-acid sequence: MKIRPLVADDLPQIQQIYAHHVLHGTGSWEWEPPSLAEITDRAQSVHEKGLPYLVAEVTEQIAGYAYASPYRPRAGDRFTLEDSVYLHPEFSKQGIGLQLLQELQPQCGALGYREMIAVIGDSANHASIRLHERAGFIEVGVFHNIGFKFRRFLDSVYMQAQLKASGTTLLHPSIIP
- a CDS encoding aldo/keto reductase, which gives rise to MINLANTDLKISSLCLGGNVFGWTADVTNSEAVLSHFIDNGGNFIDTADMYSQWGNGHVGGESERIIGNLLKARGDRSSLVIATKVAKMDKHRGLSAQNIRAACEESLQRLQTDYIDLYYAHEDDPKTPIEETLGAFDSLVQEGKVRYIAASNFTAPRLQESLDIAKKAGLVGYVAAQDHYNLLERDYETSLQPTLSKNSLSQLPYFGLARGFLTGKYRPGKNVNSVRSGGVAGYQNARGWNLLTKLDELAQQHQTTVSAVALAWLRAQPTVATPIASARNLQQLKEILPVVELSAGELQTLSNC
- a CDS encoding ABC transporter permease subunit, giving the protein MNTVAQAAERPGRFQEFWFYFQENRGAVFGLWIFGLFVVVALLADWIAPYDPTVQYREHLLQPPFWQEGGSLAFPLGTDAVGRDMLSRLLYGARYSFYVGIVVVTVSAAGGIVVGLLSGFAPKWLDTILMRVMDIILAFPSLLLALVLVAILGPSLTNAMIAIAIVLQPHYVRLTRSSVLAERSKDYVTAAKVTGAKLPRLMFITVLPNCLSPIIVQAALSFSTAILDAAALGFLGMGAQPPTPEWGTMLAEAREFILRAWWVVTFPGLAILITVLAINLMGDGLRDALDPKLRRS
- a CDS encoding ABC transporter ATP-binding protein, yielding MSLLEIRNLSVDFATSSGAFRAVDAVDVTIERGEILAIVGESGSGKSVAMLAVMGLLPWTATITADQLIFDGRDLRQLNPKQRQQLIGKDLAMIFQEPMSSLNPCFTVGFQLKEALCQHLGLNRKERQQRAVEIFEMVGIPAPVERLRLFPHQLSGGMNQRVMIAMAIACNPKLLIADEPTTALDVTIQAQILDLLGDLQKNFGMALILITHDMGVVAETAERVQVHYAGQKVEEQPVSSLFETPRHPYTAALLAALPERASGRHLLTIPGVVPGQFDRPAGCLFSPRCQSANQKCQETKPTPLGVEAAFARCHFPLAIEGVVK
- a CDS encoding ABC transporter substrate-binding protein; amino-acid sequence: MKNTLKLATGLMLGAVFAGSVSAKTLVYCSEGSPEGFDPALYTAGTTFDASSHPIYNRLAEFEVGTTNVIPGLAERWEASNDGLSYTFYLRKGVAFHSNKNFTPSRDFNADDVIFSFERQRLESHPYHKVSGGTWEYFGGMDMPSLIKSVEKVNDYTIRFNLNRPEAPFIANMAMDFASILSAEYGDKMISAGTPEMLNQAPIGTGPFQFVGYQKDAVIRYKTNKGYWRGASRLDNLVFAITPDNSVRYQKLKAGECHVMPYPNPADIDAMKADPSITMMEQEGLNVGYLAYNSTQKPFDNPKVRKALNMAIDKKAIIDVVFQGSGQAAKNPIPPTMWSYNNSIQDDPYDPDGAKKMLAAEGVSDLSMKVWAMPVQRPYNPNARRMAELIQADFAKIGVNVEIISYEWGEYLSRSRALDRDGAILLGWTGDNGDPDNFLAVLLGCAGVEKSNRAQWCHKPFDDLIQKAKITTDVKERTRLYQEAQVIFKDQAPWATIAHSVVFMPMRSEVKGYKVHPLGGHIFYGVDIAN
- a CDS encoding Xaa-Pro peptidase family protein, encoding MTDRYLPFRQVAKDLGVEAVALVPGCNFERLYRKSFSSHERPLVVFIPAQGDPAALVPNLELRSFDLLNFEGAVFDWRDQTGYQGAFEALAAHLPMQSVAVEGQVMRVFVHHAMVKAWPQLTIVDAEKQISGLRLRKNAEEVEALEQAIRISQNALADVIKKVRPGLTETEVETQLVQALFANGAKEQSFRPIVAAGENSARPHAHARPDYQIQAGDALLIDFGARWSGLCADITRTFFVGHATDEAQEVYQTVLNANQAGHALTSPKVTAHQVDDEVTSLLEASLYADRIRTKTGHGLGRAVHEDPYIMRGNHQQLDTGMVFTIEPGLYRVAPDGFGVRIEDDVLVTEDGCRSLTNFSRSLTVIG